Proteins from one Corallococcus exiguus genomic window:
- a CDS encoding FHA domain-containing protein: MAFQLTISEGKDAGKEFVFDQDSVLIGRTSECDVVLYDPGISRRHCRIFQDGGGYAVEDQKSANGTLINGAAVQKQTLTDGDTLTLGPVTFLFAIAAEEATTGEDEKPAEDGANSTRIVSIDSLRKQRNKKAAASLVPEGADEEDLQGIRAESTRMNMRAIRRPTSNAQRAVPQEPPPQEDAPAAIEKPAPAPPPARRTGSQSSRAVARTPRAGGASSSSGGGGLSAAERARIRRETPGLVANLRLFWAEASSKVRAGVMAGGGVVVLGLFALMYWLVLGGDTQVQKGEEPVRLSNQPITDSFGLGDGVTWNRPDMKVFEWEFVAATRAVVILHYQAQGISKDEVVVSVNGVDVGKVPPDTLASQERSLELMIPPQQLRKGEPNRIIFDNTRNPPGEDTWRVWNVWVERALLPEQLSTQQLVQTANESFKKGRKNFDTPDIGARNRYEAWKSFREAWLMLEAHPDPKPDLYFEAQEFMKRAQQELDRTCSKLLLEVEGYYNQGHFKQAASTLDHMREYFPEYDQPCATRAENKRVEFGL; the protein is encoded by the coding sequence ATGGCCTTCCAACTGACGATCTCCGAGGGAAAAGACGCCGGCAAGGAGTTCGTCTTCGACCAGGACTCCGTGCTCATCGGGCGCACCTCCGAGTGCGACGTGGTGCTGTACGACCCTGGTATCTCCCGCCGCCACTGCCGCATCTTCCAGGACGGAGGCGGCTACGCGGTGGAGGACCAGAAGAGCGCCAACGGGACGCTCATCAACGGCGCGGCCGTGCAGAAGCAGACGCTGACGGACGGCGACACGCTCACGCTGGGCCCGGTGACGTTCCTCTTCGCGATCGCCGCGGAGGAAGCGACCACCGGCGAGGATGAGAAGCCCGCGGAGGACGGCGCCAACAGCACGCGCATCGTCTCCATCGACTCCTTGCGCAAGCAGCGCAACAAGAAGGCCGCCGCGTCGCTCGTGCCGGAGGGCGCGGACGAGGAGGACCTGCAGGGCATCCGGGCGGAGTCCACGCGCATGAACATGCGCGCCATCCGCCGGCCCACCTCCAACGCCCAGCGCGCCGTGCCGCAGGAGCCGCCTCCGCAAGAGGACGCCCCGGCGGCCATCGAAAAGCCCGCTCCCGCGCCCCCGCCCGCGCGCCGCACCGGTTCCCAGTCCTCCCGCGCCGTGGCCCGCACGCCCCGCGCCGGTGGCGCCAGCAGCAGCAGTGGCGGTGGTGGCCTGTCCGCCGCCGAGCGCGCCCGCATCCGCCGTGAGACGCCGGGCCTGGTGGCCAACCTGCGCCTGTTCTGGGCGGAGGCGAGCTCCAAGGTCCGCGCGGGCGTGATGGCCGGCGGCGGCGTGGTGGTGCTGGGCCTCTTCGCCCTCATGTACTGGTTGGTGCTGGGCGGCGACACCCAGGTGCAGAAGGGCGAGGAGCCCGTGCGCCTGTCCAACCAGCCCATCACGGACTCGTTCGGCCTGGGCGACGGCGTCACCTGGAACCGGCCGGACATGAAGGTCTTCGAGTGGGAGTTCGTCGCCGCGACGCGCGCGGTGGTCATCCTCCACTACCAGGCCCAGGGCATCTCCAAGGACGAGGTGGTGGTGAGCGTCAACGGCGTGGACGTGGGCAAGGTGCCCCCGGACACGCTGGCCAGCCAGGAGCGCTCGCTGGAGCTGATGATTCCGCCCCAGCAGCTGCGCAAGGGCGAGCCCAACCGCATCATCTTCGACAACACCCGCAACCCGCCGGGCGAGGACACCTGGCGCGTGTGGAACGTCTGGGTGGAGCGCGCGCTGCTGCCGGAGCAGCTGTCCACGCAGCAGCTGGTGCAGACGGCCAACGAGTCCTTCAAGAAGGGCCGCAAGAACTTCGACACGCCGGACATCGGCGCGCGCAACCGCTACGAGGCGTGGAAGTCCTTCCGCGAGGCGTGGCTGATGCTGGAGGCCCACCCGGACCCCAAGCCGGACCTCTACTTCGAGGCCCAGGAGTTCATGAAGCGCGCCCAGCAGGAGTTGGATCGCACCTGCTCCAAGCTGCTGCTGGAGGTGGAGGGCTACTACAACCAGGGCCACTTCAAGCAGGCTGCCTCCACGCTGGACCACATGCGCGAGTACTTCCCCGAGTACGACCAGCCGTGCGCCACGCGCGCGGAGAACAAGCGCGTCGAGTTCGGCCTGTAG
- a CDS encoding phospholipase D-like domain-containing protein, translating to MRELAGEDGRTEGLVPAARSPGPVPEHGPVWSAGVSRRLLARYYLPQRHPTLQGNACRLLRDGVEAYPEMLEAIRRARRSIRLETYMFVTDAVGELFGQALAEAAERGVHVKVLYDAVGSWTSRRSFFEGLRQRGVDVRAFKPFSLQRGLRHLLRRDHRKILVVDGTVAFTGGVNIAAHWAPEGQGVAWRDDVLRIEGPAVHELERRFLATWRMMFRDRLSRLRRRIRGGAQALEARPQKGDVGLAVLSSRRSIHRAYLHAIQRARASVLIAAGYFVPDRRMVAALKDAAKRGVEVSLLLNGGKSDHPFLEHATRAFYEPLMDAGIRIFEWRRGVLHAKTAVVDGVWGTIGSFNLERLSLAFNHEVNAVFADPRLGRDLEDSFRLDCGNCREVDLAAFRRRPLWQKAVERVLYFFRKVL from the coding sequence ATGCGTGAGCTGGCGGGGGAGGACGGGCGGACGGAGGGGTTGGTTCCAGCGGCGCGCTCGCCGGGACCGGTGCCGGAGCATGGCCCGGTGTGGAGCGCCGGGGTGTCGCGGCGTCTGCTCGCCCGGTACTACCTGCCGCAGCGCCACCCCACCCTCCAGGGCAATGCGTGCCGGCTCCTGCGCGACGGCGTGGAGGCCTACCCGGAAATGCTGGAGGCCATCCGCCGGGCGCGCCGCTCCATCCGCCTGGAGACGTACATGTTCGTCACCGACGCGGTGGGCGAGCTCTTCGGCCAGGCGCTGGCGGAGGCCGCCGAGCGCGGCGTGCACGTGAAGGTGCTCTACGACGCGGTGGGCTCGTGGACCAGCCGCAGGAGCTTCTTCGAGGGCCTGCGCCAGCGCGGCGTGGACGTGCGGGCCTTCAAACCGTTCAGCCTCCAGCGCGGGCTGCGCCACCTGCTGCGCCGGGACCACCGCAAGATTCTGGTGGTGGACGGCACGGTGGCCTTCACGGGCGGGGTGAACATCGCGGCGCACTGGGCCCCGGAGGGGCAGGGCGTGGCGTGGCGCGACGACGTGCTGCGGATTGAGGGCCCCGCGGTGCATGAGCTGGAGCGGCGCTTCCTGGCCACGTGGCGGATGATGTTCCGGGACCGCCTGAGCCGGCTGCGCCGGCGGATCCGCGGCGGGGCCCAGGCGTTGGAGGCCCGTCCCCAGAAGGGCGACGTGGGACTGGCGGTGCTGTCCAGCCGCCGCAGCATCCACCGCGCATACCTGCACGCCATCCAGCGCGCGCGGGCCAGCGTGCTCATCGCCGCGGGCTACTTCGTGCCGGACCGGCGCATGGTGGCCGCGCTCAAGGACGCGGCGAAGCGGGGCGTGGAGGTGAGCCTGCTGCTCAACGGGGGCAAGAGCGACCACCCGTTCCTCGAGCACGCGACGCGCGCCTTCTACGAGCCGCTGATGGACGCCGGCATCCGCATCTTCGAGTGGCGCCGGGGCGTGCTGCACGCCAAGACAGCCGTGGTGGACGGCGTGTGGGGCACCATCGGGTCGTTCAACCTGGAGCGGTTGTCACTGGCCTTCAACCACGAGGTCAACGCCGTCTTCGCGGACCCCCGGCTGGGTCGCGACCTGGAGGACTCGTTCCGCCTGGATTGCGGCAACTGTCGCGAGGTGGACCTGGCCGCCTTCCGCCGCCGTCCCCTCTGGCAGAAGGCCGTGGAGCGGGTGCTCTACTTCTTCCGCAAGGTGCTCTGA
- the acnA gene encoding aconitate hydratase AcnA — protein MTDSFGTKAQLKVGSATYDYFSLATLAKAHPAVNRLPFSLKVLLENLLRNEDGRVVKREHIEKMLAWDPKAAPETEISFHPARVLLQDFTGVPAVVDMAAMREALAAMGGDPAKINPRNPADLVIDHSVQIDSFATTAAFKENAELEFERNRERYAFLRWGQSAFKGFGVVPPDIGICHQVNLEFLAQVTFRQGNTVYPDTLVGTDSHTTMINGLGVVGWGVGGIEAEAALLGQPITMLIPQVVGFKLTGKLPAGATATDLVLTVTQMLRKKGVVGKFVEFYGEGLKALSLPDRATIANMAPEYGATIGFFPVDEESCNYLRFTGRPDDVVALTEAYAKEQGLWLNAGAQEPLFSDTLGLDLAAVVPSLAGPKRPQDRVPLKDMKAGYEASLVEMLSAGKSKGEDDEGPKGAKAPAAPVAPERLAQSVTVKAGKQSYQVGHGAVVIASITSCTNTSNPAVLVAAGILAKKAVEKGLKPQPWVKTSLAPGSRVVTEYLRDAGLLPYLEAVGFHVVGYGCTTCIGNSGPLPESVSNAVVEGDLVVAAVLSGNRNFEGRINPHVRMNYLASPPLVVAYALAGEVGRDLDNEPLGTDPNGRPVFLKDIWPSNEEIKETIRTAVKPEQFRSQYANAMEGDTLWQQLQVGKGSTFKWDEKSTYVRKPPFFENLPKEPKAVQDIKGARVLALLGDSVTTDHISPAGNIAKTSPAAKYLMAEGVEPKDFNSYGARRGNHEVMVRGTFANIRLKNLLVPGVEGGVTVHIPTRERMSIYDASMKYQADNIPLVVLAGAEYGTGSSRDWAAKGTQLLGVKAVIAKSFERIHRSNLVGMGVLPLQFEAGQDAQSLGLTGHETFEITGVADGLSPQKKLTVKAVGEKGPIEFTAVCRIDTPNELDYYRNGGILQYVLRQLAKA, from the coding sequence ATGACGGACAGTTTCGGCACCAAGGCCCAGCTCAAGGTGGGCTCGGCGACCTACGACTATTTCAGCCTGGCCACGCTGGCGAAGGCCCACCCGGCGGTCAACCGCCTCCCGTTCTCGCTGAAGGTGCTGCTGGAGAACCTGCTGCGCAATGAGGACGGCCGCGTCGTCAAGCGCGAGCACATCGAGAAGATGCTCGCCTGGGACCCCAAGGCGGCCCCGGAGACCGAGATCTCCTTCCACCCCGCGCGCGTGCTGCTCCAGGACTTCACCGGTGTGCCCGCCGTCGTGGACATGGCCGCCATGCGCGAGGCGCTCGCCGCCATGGGCGGGGACCCCGCGAAAATCAACCCGCGCAACCCGGCGGACCTGGTCATCGACCACTCGGTGCAGATTGATTCGTTCGCCACCACCGCGGCCTTCAAGGAGAACGCGGAGCTGGAGTTCGAGCGCAACCGCGAGCGCTACGCCTTCCTGCGCTGGGGCCAGAGCGCGTTCAAGGGCTTTGGCGTGGTGCCGCCGGACATCGGCATCTGCCACCAGGTGAACCTGGAGTTCCTGGCGCAGGTGACGTTCCGTCAGGGCAACACCGTGTACCCGGACACGCTGGTGGGCACGGACAGCCACACCACGATGATCAACGGCCTGGGCGTGGTGGGCTGGGGCGTGGGCGGCATCGAAGCGGAGGCCGCGCTGCTGGGCCAGCCCATCACGATGCTGATTCCGCAGGTGGTGGGCTTCAAGCTCACCGGCAAGCTGCCCGCGGGCGCCACGGCCACGGACCTGGTGCTCACCGTCACGCAGATGCTTCGCAAGAAGGGCGTCGTCGGCAAGTTCGTGGAGTTCTACGGCGAGGGCCTGAAGGCGCTGTCGCTGCCGGACCGCGCCACCATCGCGAACATGGCCCCGGAGTACGGCGCCACCATCGGCTTCTTCCCGGTGGACGAGGAGAGCTGCAACTACCTGCGCTTCACCGGCCGCCCGGATGACGTGGTGGCGCTGACGGAGGCGTACGCGAAGGAGCAGGGCCTGTGGCTCAACGCCGGCGCCCAGGAGCCCCTCTTCAGCGACACGCTGGGGCTGGACCTGGCCGCCGTGGTGCCCAGCCTGGCGGGCCCCAAGCGTCCGCAGGACCGCGTGCCCCTGAAGGACATGAAGGCCGGGTACGAGGCGTCGCTCGTGGAGATGCTGTCCGCCGGCAAGAGCAAGGGCGAGGACGACGAAGGCCCCAAGGGCGCCAAGGCCCCCGCGGCCCCGGTGGCCCCGGAGCGGCTGGCCCAGTCCGTCACCGTGAAGGCGGGCAAGCAGAGCTACCAGGTGGGCCATGGCGCGGTGGTCATCGCGTCCATCACCTCCTGCACCAACACGTCCAACCCGGCCGTGCTGGTGGCCGCGGGCATCCTGGCGAAGAAGGCCGTGGAGAAGGGCCTCAAGCCGCAGCCCTGGGTGAAGACGTCCCTGGCCCCGGGCAGCCGCGTGGTGACCGAGTACCTGCGCGACGCGGGCCTCCTGCCCTACCTGGAGGCCGTGGGCTTCCACGTCGTGGGCTACGGCTGCACCACCTGCATCGGCAACTCCGGCCCGCTGCCGGAGTCCGTGTCCAACGCGGTGGTGGAGGGCGACCTGGTGGTGGCGGCGGTGCTGTCCGGCAACCGCAACTTCGAGGGCCGCATCAACCCGCACGTGCGCATGAACTACCTGGCGAGCCCCCCGCTCGTGGTGGCGTACGCGCTGGCCGGTGAAGTGGGCCGCGACCTGGACAACGAGCCGCTGGGCACGGACCCCAACGGCCGCCCGGTGTTCCTCAAGGACATCTGGCCGTCCAACGAGGAGATCAAGGAGACCATCCGCACGGCCGTGAAGCCGGAGCAGTTCCGCAGCCAGTACGCGAACGCCATGGAAGGCGACACGCTCTGGCAGCAGCTGCAGGTGGGCAAGGGCTCCACGTTCAAGTGGGATGAGAAGTCCACCTACGTGCGCAAGCCGCCCTTCTTCGAGAACCTCCCGAAGGAGCCCAAGGCCGTGCAGGACATCAAGGGCGCGCGCGTGCTGGCGCTCCTGGGTGACTCCGTCACGACGGACCACATCTCCCCGGCGGGCAACATCGCCAAGACGAGCCCCGCGGCGAAGTACCTCATGGCGGAGGGCGTGGAGCCCAAGGACTTCAACTCCTACGGCGCGCGCCGCGGCAACCACGAGGTGATGGTGCGCGGCACCTTCGCCAACATCCGCCTGAAGAACCTCCTGGTCCCGGGCGTGGAGGGCGGCGTCACGGTGCACATCCCCACGCGTGAGCGGATGAGCATCTACGACGCGTCCATGAAGTACCAGGCGGACAACATCCCGCTCGTGGTGCTGGCCGGCGCCGAGTACGGCACGGGCTCCAGCCGCGACTGGGCGGCCAAGGGCACGCAGCTGTTGGGCGTGAAGGCCGTCATCGCGAAGAGCTTCGAGCGCATCCACCGCTCCAACCTCGTGGGCATGGGCGTGCTGCCCCTGCAGTTCGAGGCGGGCCAGGACGCGCAGTCGCTGGGCCTCACCGGCCACGAGACGTTCGAAATCACCGGCGTCGCGGACGGCCTCTCGCCGCAGAAGAAGCTCACCGTGAAGGCCGTTGGTGAGAAGGGCCCCATCGAGTTCACCGCGGTGTGCCGCATCGACACGCCCAACGAGCTCGACTACTACCGCAACGGCGGCATCCTCCAGTACGTGCTGCGGCAGCTCGCCAAGGCGTAG
- a CDS encoding HD domain-containing protein — protein sequence MPTLEDAIALAVAAHQGQRDKAGQPYILHPMRVMLRLASDAERTVAILHDVVEDTPYTLERLRGMGYPEDVLSALDCLTKREGESYEAFIERLRPHPLARRVKLADLEDNMDVRRLKDVTPKDAERLSRYVAAWTRLRAESP from the coding sequence ATGCCCACGCTCGAAGACGCCATCGCCCTGGCGGTGGCCGCGCACCAGGGTCAGCGCGACAAGGCAGGACAGCCCTACATCCTCCACCCCATGCGGGTGATGCTGCGCCTCGCCTCCGACGCGGAGCGCACCGTGGCCATCCTCCACGACGTGGTGGAGGACACGCCGTACACACTGGAGCGCCTGCGCGGCATGGGCTACCCGGAGGACGTGCTGTCCGCCCTGGACTGCCTGACGAAGCGCGAGGGCGAAAGCTACGAGGCCTTCATCGAACGGCTGCGTCCCCACCCCCTGGCCCGCCGCGTGAAGCTGGCGGACCTGGAGGACAACATGGACGTGCGCCGCCTGAAGGACGTGACGCCGAAGGACGCCGAGCGCCTGTCGCGCTACGTGGCCGCCTGGACGCGCCTGCGCGCGGAGTCGCCGTAG
- a CDS encoding PilW family protein — protein MKFRTKLRTNARGMTLLETMVAATLTAIVLAAATALLLAGGRVVHNTEHVADSHDHARLAGETLLSAVRQAGAGMSEGLWVVSGGTPLRINSVFGGDGAGTGVLAATTTGNAPSTNGSDDLWLVVPDRNYLGRDCAPGAAMTVVKPGTGALEVNCAGTLSGTAPANPMLVASNMKSAALLTQTSVTSSPPTATVNFLEAGVSGFSNAPHKGGFQKGDLVYPVRLLHFFIGTNANNGRKALMRAEGIPGSDVSGRPFVDMADPVVVQDYVEDFQVTFGIDATNTGDPTRYDFQNGLRPEYTPGLRSVRISVVATGRSPRRDTQNKDVLTDDLPIAVENHTPPAAPADGYFRSLFSRRAELPNLAAASL, from the coding sequence TTGAAGTTCCGGACGAAGCTTCGGACCAATGCACGCGGCATGACGCTGCTGGAGACGATGGTGGCGGCGACGCTCACCGCCATCGTCCTGGCGGCGGCCACGGCGCTGCTGCTGGCGGGCGGGCGCGTGGTGCACAACACGGAGCACGTGGCGGACAGCCACGACCACGCGCGGCTCGCGGGCGAGACGCTGCTGTCTGCGGTGCGCCAGGCCGGCGCGGGCATGTCCGAGGGCCTCTGGGTGGTGTCCGGCGGCACGCCCCTGCGCATCAACTCCGTCTTCGGCGGGGACGGCGCGGGCACGGGCGTGCTCGCCGCCACCACGACCGGCAACGCGCCAAGCACGAACGGCAGCGACGACCTGTGGCTGGTGGTGCCGGACCGCAACTACCTGGGCCGCGACTGCGCGCCGGGCGCGGCGATGACGGTGGTGAAGCCGGGCACCGGCGCCCTGGAGGTCAACTGCGCGGGCACGCTCTCCGGCACCGCGCCCGCCAATCCCATGCTGGTGGCCAGCAACATGAAGAGCGCCGCGCTGCTCACCCAGACGTCGGTGACGAGCAGCCCGCCCACGGCCACGGTGAACTTCCTGGAGGCCGGCGTGTCGGGCTTCTCCAACGCGCCCCACAAGGGCGGCTTCCAGAAGGGCGACCTGGTGTACCCCGTGCGGCTCTTGCACTTCTTCATCGGCACGAACGCGAACAACGGCCGCAAGGCGTTGATGCGCGCGGAGGGAATCCCCGGCAGCGACGTGTCCGGGCGCCCCTTCGTGGACATGGCCGACCCGGTGGTGGTGCAGGACTACGTGGAGGACTTCCAGGTGACGTTCGGCATCGACGCCACCAACACGGGCGACCCCACCCGCTACGACTTCCAGAACGGCCTCAGGCCCGAGTACACGCCGGGCCTGCGCTCGGTGCGCATCAGCGTGGTGGCCACCGGCCGCTCGCCCCGGCGCGACACGCAGAACAAGGACGTCCTGACCGACGACCTGCCCATCGCGGTGGAGAACCACACCCCGCCCGCGGCCCCCGCGGACGGATACTTCCGCAGCCTCTTCTCCCGCCGGGCGGAGCTGCCCAACCTGGCCGCCGCCAGCCTGTGA
- a CDS encoding type IV pilus modification PilV family protein: MRALPSSAARRGSSLLEVLIATCVLALAAVGAVMGMVAATRDVKDGQVLQGRRMLLEARVQRLWLASKMELANQAIPRPALFPADVALATAPWVLDPSTPQTGDIGTGAYFRVRPTGQVEPALDVPAGTPCTTVTPDTVLPRDVYCREVLVTQGLPRDLPPAAQAMVPAGALPFTFWTRAYRKGDSLDRAIVHSEVFVQ, translated from the coding sequence ATGAGAGCCCTTCCCTCTTCCGCCGCCCGGCGCGGCAGCAGCCTGTTGGAGGTGCTCATCGCCACGTGCGTCCTGGCGCTGGCCGCCGTGGGCGCGGTGATGGGCATGGTGGCCGCCACCCGCGACGTGAAGGACGGCCAGGTGCTCCAGGGCCGGCGCATGCTGCTGGAGGCGCGCGTGCAGCGGCTGTGGCTCGCGTCCAAGATGGAGCTGGCCAACCAGGCCATCCCCCGGCCCGCGCTCTTCCCCGCGGACGTGGCGCTGGCCACGGCGCCCTGGGTGCTGGACCCCAGCACGCCGCAGACGGGCGACATCGGCACCGGCGCCTACTTCCGCGTGCGCCCCACGGGCCAGGTGGAGCCCGCGCTGGACGTGCCCGCCGGCACGCCCTGCACCACCGTCACCCCGGACACGGTGCTGCCCCGAGACGTCTACTGCCGCGAGGTCCTGGTGACGCAGGGGCTGCCCAGGGACCTGCCGCCCGCGGCCCAGGCGATGGTGCCCGCCGGAGCCCTGCCCTTCACCTTCTGGACGCGCGCGTACCGCAAGGGCGACAGCCTGGACCGCGCCATCGTGCACAGCGAGGTCTTCGTCCAATGA